One region of Faecalibacter bovis genomic DNA includes:
- a CDS encoding M15 family metallopeptidase, with protein sequence MFKSPKQSITKLFLASFTLFAFQAHAQSTIIEQNKEETQVFSTADLIGKSNPNLTQGKDYKVLPEVAVQLEKMKADAKKAGFDICVISSYRSYKYQNVIWERKFKANKAKGLSNIKNIEKIIEYSTIPGTSRHHWGTDIDIIDMTKGIPADPLHEKHFNEGGSMRKFKLWLDENAHKYGFYLVYTKSLERKGFKYEPWHFTYKPISDRMMEEYKKLDIKKLLQENKLMGSEFFTDEFVEKYRTENILDINPELNK encoded by the coding sequence ATGTTTAAATCACCTAAACAATCGATAACAAAACTATTCTTAGCCTCTTTTACTCTTTTTGCATTTCAAGCTCATGCACAATCAACTATAATTGAACAAAATAAGGAAGAAACTCAAGTCTTTTCTACAGCTGACTTAATTGGGAAATCTAACCCTAATTTAACACAAGGAAAAGATTATAAAGTTTTACCTGAAGTAGCTGTACAATTAGAAAAAATGAAAGCTGATGCAAAAAAAGCTGGTTTTGATATCTGCGTAATTTCAAGTTATAGAAGTTACAAATATCAGAATGTAATCTGGGAACGAAAATTTAAAGCAAATAAAGCAAAAGGACTTTCTAACATCAAAAATATTGAGAAGATAATTGAATATTCTACAATTCCTGGAACTTCAAGACATCATTGGGGAACTGATATTGATATTATTGATATGACAAAGGGAATTCCTGCTGATCCATTACATGAAAAACATTTTAATGAAGGTGGCTCTATGCGAAAATTTAAACTTTGGTTAGATGAAAATGCGCATAAATATGGGTTCTATTTAGTTTATACTAAAAGTTTAGAACGTAAAGGTTTTAAATATGAACCTTGGCATTTTACTTATAAACCAATCTCTGATCGAATGATGGAGGAATATAAAAAATTAGATATAAAAAAGCTTTTACAGGAAAATAAATTGATGGGAAGTGAATTTTTTACAGATGAATTTGTAGAAAAATATAGAACTGAAAATATACTGGATATCAATCCTGAATTAAATAAATAA
- a CDS encoding hemolysin family protein — protein MEIIILIILILLNGVFSMSEMALVSARKFKLENEKKKGSSGARTALELADKPDTFLSTVQIGITLIGILLGVFSGDTLTKDLANLLAQIPLIAPYANSSASVLMIILITYFSIVFGELLPKRLGMTFPESIAKMMAKPMSILSKISSPFVWLLSFTNNILLKILGIKDNTEVVSEEEIKSIIKESTEGGEIQEKEHEIVERVFELGDRRVNTLATHRSEIVYLNITDTFDEVRTKLKKNKHSGYPIVKNDNLDEVVGVIHLKDFFGTTKEEFQLKKYLRKAIFVNENSFCYPLLERLQNSHSQLAIMIDEYGTTAGIVTINDIMDELIGESPENEEEDYEVVEREDGTWLIDGQFSIYEFERYFNVDVNDDVENLYVTVSGLFFSQTEEMPKVGDKFQVDDLVLEIIDKDGNRIDKILAYRIPEDIE, from the coding sequence GTGGAAATAATTATTTTAATCATCCTTATTCTTTTAAATGGAGTTTTTTCTATGTCGGAGATGGCTTTAGTCTCTGCAAGAAAATTTAAGTTAGAAAATGAGAAAAAGAAAGGTAGTTCAGGTGCTCGTACTGCTTTAGAATTGGCAGATAAACCTGATACATTTCTATCTACAGTTCAAATCGGAATTACATTAATCGGAATTTTGTTAGGGGTTTTCTCTGGAGATACTTTAACAAAAGATTTAGCAAATTTATTAGCTCAAATTCCGTTAATTGCTCCTTACGCTAATTCTTCTGCCTCCGTTTTAATGATTATTTTGATTACTTATTTTTCAATTGTATTTGGTGAATTATTACCAAAAAGATTGGGTATGACGTTCCCAGAATCAATTGCTAAAATGATGGCTAAGCCGATGAGTATTTTGTCTAAAATATCATCACCATTTGTTTGGTTATTAAGCTTTACGAACAATATTTTATTGAAGATTTTAGGGATAAAAGACAATACAGAAGTTGTTTCGGAAGAAGAAATTAAGTCTATAATTAAAGAAAGTACCGAAGGAGGAGAAATTCAAGAAAAAGAACACGAAATAGTTGAACGAGTTTTTGAATTAGGTGATAGACGTGTAAATACATTAGCAACTCATCGATCAGAAATTGTTTATTTAAATATTACCGACACTTTTGATGAAGTGAGAACTAAACTTAAAAAGAATAAACATTCGGGTTATCCAATTGTAAAGAATGATAATTTAGATGAAGTAGTAGGGGTAATTCATTTAAAGGATTTTTTTGGTACAACAAAAGAAGAATTTCAGTTAAAGAAATATCTGCGTAAAGCGATCTTTGTTAATGAAAATTCATTTTGTTATCCTTTATTAGAACGTCTTCAAAATTCACATTCTCAGCTCGCAATTATGATTGATGAATATGGAACAACTGCAGGTATCGTTACGATAAATGATATTATGGATGAGCTAATTGGTGAATCGCCAGAAAATGAAGAAGAAGATTACGAGGTGGTTGAACGTGAAGATGGAACTTGGTTAATTGATGGTCAATTTTCTATTTATGAATTTGAGCGTTATTTTAATGTCGATGTTAATGACGATGTTGAAAATTTATATGTAACAGTTTCAGGTTTGTTCTTTAGCCAAACGGAAGAAATGCCAAAAGTTGGAGATAAGTTTCAGGTAGATGATTTAGTGCTTGAGATTATTGATAAAGATGGAAATCGAATTGATAAAATTTTAGCTTATCGCATACCAGAAGATATAGAATAA